A stretch of DNA from Halorubrum sp. BOL3-1:
GTCGAGCCGCTTCCAGGAAGCGTACCTCACCGGGGAGAACTTCGACGTTCACGACGAGCTGGACGCGGTCGCCGACGAGGTCGACGCCTCGCCCGCGCAGACCGCGCTCGCGTGGCTCGCCGGCCGCGACGGCGTCACCGCGCCCATCGTCGGCGCGCGAACCGTCGACCAGCTCCGCGAGAACCTCGCGGCCGCGACGGTCGACCTCTCCGACGAGCGGGTCGAGCGCCTGACCGCCGCGAAGCCCGGCCCGTACGACGTTTTATAAGTCGACCGCGGCGCCTACCGCTCGGCGCAGTACTCGACGAAGTTCCGCAGAATCCGCAGCCCCGTCTCGCCGCTCTTCTCGGGGTGGAACTGCGTGCCGAACACGTTGCCGGCCTCGTTGGCGACGACCGCCGGGAAGTCGACGCCGTAGTCCGCGGTCGCGACGACCGCCTCCGGGTCCGAAGGCTCGGCGTAGTAGGAGTGGACGAAGTAGGCGTACTCGCCCTCAACGCCCTCGACGATCGGGTGGTCGCGCGTGACCTCCAGCTCGTTCCAGCCCATGTGGGGCACCTTGCGGTCCACCCCGAACCGGACGTTGGTGCCGGGGACCAGATCCAGTCCCGTCACCTCGCCTTCGCCCTCGTGGTCCGCCTCCTCGCTCGTGGTGAGCAGCATCTGCATCCCGAGGCAGATCCCGAACAGGGGGCGGCCGGCGTCGGCGTGTTCGGTCAGCGCCTCGCGGAGCGGGCCGGCGTTCTCCATCCCCTCGCGGAACGCGCCGACGCCGGGAAGGACGACGCCGTCGGCCGCCGCGAACGCCTCCGGGTCGTCGGTGATCTCGACCGACGCGCCCGCGCGTTCGAGCCCGCGGGTCGCGGACCGGAGGTTTCCGAGGCCGTAGTCGACCAAGACGACGTCCGCCAGCGTCTCCGCGGGCGGCTCGAAGGTACTCATGCTCCCGTTTCGGAGGGGGACGGGAAAATCGGTTTCCTTTTTTGACCCCGCCCGTCGGCGTCGACGCGGTGGCGGGTCGCGTCCGCTACTTCAGGAACGACCGCACCAACCGCTCGGGGAATCCCAAGATCAGTTGTACCGCGGCCATGGGTTCATCTTCCGCTCGGAGGTGGGCGCGCGTCCGCTGGGAGATCATCTCGACGGAGACGATGAGCAGGAAGATGACGATGATGGTCGCCATCATGTTCGTGTACGCGAACAGGCCCTGCTGGACTGAGAGGACGAGTCCGAGCCCGCCGGCGCCGATGATCCCCAGCCCGACGGCGATCCGGACGTTGATTTCGAAGACGTACAGCGTCCACGCAATAAACGAGTTCCGGACCTGCGCGAGCATCCCGAAGACGATTATCTGCGTCTTGCTCGCACCGGTGGTTCGCATCGCCTCGACCGGTCCGTCGCCGATCTCCTCGAGCTCGTCGGTGAACAGCCGACCGAGGTTGCCGATCGTGTCGGTCGCAACCGCCAGCGTCGCCGTCGTGGGGCTGATACCGCCAAGCGGGACGTATATCAGCACCCACACCAGCGCCGGAATGGACCGAATCGCCGACATCATTCCCCGGAAGAAGAAATTAAACGGGAACGGGGTAACGCGTCCGGAACCGAGGATGCTGAAAAGCAACGCGAGCGGGAACGCCATGATCGTTCCGGCGAAGCCTATCGCGAGGGTCTCTCCGGCGGCGCCGAACAGCTGTACCGGGCCGCCGGTCTGCGTGAACAGCAGGATGGGGTACTCGAACACGCTGTCCGCGCCGGCGAAGAACCCGCTGTCGTACAGCAGGTTCCGCTGTCGAATGAACGTCACGTACTCAGAGAATCCGCCCGGCACGAATGCGACCCCGACCGGTCCTTCGCCGAACACGAGAAACGGGAAGTAATCCTGGAGCGCCTCGGCGAACGTCCCGAGGTACGACGGGAGGTCCGCCCGGAACCACTCGACCGTTTCGAGGGCCATCAAAAATAGGTACGTGACCACCGCGGCGACGAGCGCGTACCCGAGCCAGCGGCCTTTCCGCGCGATCGAGATCTCGTCGAACTGGCGCTCGACATCGTCGGACGCCGTCGACTCGCCTAACGAGTCGGACGCGGTGCCACCGTCCGGTTTCGCGGCGCCATCGTCAGCAGCCGCGTCACCGTTCTCGGGGGTAGATCGGCCGGAATCGGCATCTCGGTTCATGGCGCCGCCTCCTCTTCGGTCGATTCGACGACATCGCCTTCGTCCCTCCTCTCGTCTGAAACGAACATTCCTTCGGTGTCGATATCGCCGTATATATCGTCAATGGCGTCTATCGTGAGCTCGTCGCGGTATCCGTCGAACACTTTTCGTCCCTCGTGGAGCCCGATGAATCGGGTCCCGAACTTCCGGGCAATGTTGACCTGATGAAGGCTCGTCAGGGTCGTGAGTCCCCGGTCTTCGGTCGTCTGTTTGAGGTATCGCATCACCTCCTGTGCGGAACCCGGGTCGAGACTCGACACGGGCTCGTCCGCGAGCATCACGCCGGGCTCTTGAACGAGAGCGCGGGCGATACCGACGCGCTGTTGTTGGCCGCCGCTCATCTGTCGGACCTCGGAACGCGCCTCCCCGAGCAGTCCGACGGTGTCGAGCGCCTCCAACGAGCGGAGCTTCTCGTCTTCGCTCTGGAGTTGGAGGAGACTCGTCGGGAGTCCGTTCCGGCCGAGTGAGCCGGACAGGGCGTTCGAGTACGCCGTCATCTCCTCGATGAGGTTGTGCTGTTGGAAAATGAACGCGACGTCGCCGTCGTCGCTGGTGACCGGTCGGCCGTCGATCCGGACAGATCCCTCGGTCGGTTCCAGCAAGCCCCCGATACAACGGAGCAGCGTCGACTTACCCGATCCGGAGACGCCCATGATGATGACGAACTCTCCTTCGGGGACTTCAAAGGAAACGTCTTCGAGCGCGACGGTGTCCCCGAACCGCTTCGTGAGGCCGTCGATAGTTATTTTTGACATTCGATTGTGGTGACGTGATTGTGGTGTGTTGTCTGACCGCTAGAACCGTCGTTCGGTTCCGTTTTGGCCGCTTCGAGCCCGTTGCCCGGCGTCGACGAACGTCAGCTGACGTCCGCGGTCGTCAGCTGATGTCTTCGAACTCGATGGCGAGGTTGTCGATGACGTCCTGAATCGGGGCGTAGTCGGAGCGGCCCGCCTCTTCGATCCCGGAGAACCACAGCTCTTCGTTGTCACCGACGTCGGAGGTGTCCTCGTGTTGGAACGCCTCTTCCGGCGCGTTCAGCATCGTGCTCTCGACCTCTTCGCGAACCGAGTCGTCCCAGTCGGCCCGCGAGACCATCGGCGCACGCGGAAGCGGGTCCGACACCGCGAGCAGCCGGAGCTCGCCGTGTTCGTCGCCGATGTTCTCGCCGGCGCTCGGGTACTCCGAGGAGGTCTCGGCGAACTCGGGGCTCATTTCGTCGAACTGCTCTTGGCTGATCCAGGACGCGGACTGGAACGCCCCCTGTCCGGCAGCGACGACCTCGTCGCGCTCGACCATGTTCGTTCGAGAGGTCTCGTGGTCCGAGTAGTTCGGTTCGAAGTCCGGCGGCTCGCCGTCGGGGGCCTCGCCGACATCGAGCCCGGCGTCCTGAAGCGTCGACAGCGGGACGAGCGTGCCGGACACCGACAGCGGGTCGGAGAAGTTGATCTGCGGGTTATCGAGGTCGGCGAGGTCCGAGAGCTCCTCGACGCCGCTGTCCATCGTCGTCGTGATTGTCGAGAAGTACTGTGCGGCGCCGAACGCGATCCGCATCCCGATGATGTCGAAGACGCTCTCGTCCGTCGCCGGTACGGCACCGGGCGAGACGCCGGATATCTCCGCCTGCCCGTCGCGGAGCGCGGTTACCGTTTCGGTGTAACTCGCCGTGCGGGTCGTATTGATCGTGACGCCCACCTCTGACTCGATGTGTTCGATGATCGGACGATACTGCGTCTGGATGTCAACGCTGGCTTCCGCGGGGTTCAACACCAGTTCGATGTCGGCCGCCTCGCCGCCGAGGCACCCAGCCGCCCCAACAGCACTAGCGGCACCAGCTGTTTTCAAGAACGTACGCCGGTTCGCCGACCACCTGTTGTCGGACATACAGACGGTACTTTCGCTCGCGTGACTAATCGTTTTCTATGTTTTCTATATAGATCATGAGCGACGGTCGCGGTCGCTGGCCGTCCGATCAGTGGATCAGAACTCGCCCAACCGCGACTGTCCGTCACCGCCGTCACCCTCTCGACTGCCGACACCGCTCAGCTCGGCCGCCTGAGCGATCGTCTCGAAGAAGCCGTCGCGTTGGCTCCGGTCGTACAGCGTCGCCGCCGGGTGGACGGACAGCAGCACGCGCCGCGACTCCCCCGCGAGCCGGGCGTCGACCACGCCGCCCGACTCGGACGTTATCGCAACCGAGCGGTCGAGGAGGTGCTCGCTCGGCACCTTCCCGAGCGTCACGATCAGCGCCGGGTCGAGCCGGTCGACCTCGCACTCGAGGTGACCCCGGCAGTTCGCCAGCTCCTCGGTCGTCGGGTCGCGGTTGTCCGGCGGGCGGCAGCGCACGCAGTTCGTGATCCGCACGTCTGCGCGACCGAGCCCGGCGTCACGCAGCGCCTCGTCGAGCACGTCGCCCGAGCGCCCGACGAACGGCTCGCCCTCCTCGTCCTCGGTCGCGCCCGGTCCCTCCCCGACGAACAGCAGCTCCGCGTCCGTCGGCCCGACGCCGTCGACGATTCGACTCCGGGACTCGACCAACGCCGGGCACCGCTCGCAGGCCGAAAGGCGCAGGTCCCCGTCGAGGGCGGAGCCGTCGCCGCCGTGTTCGCTCATACGAACGGATGGGGCGCGGTCGTCTAAGTAGCGTCGGTCGGTCCGAACAGGGGGTCGGCGCCGCTACGCCGTCGCCGCCGCCTCGCGATGGGCGCTTGCCGCGAGCGCCGCGATCCGAAGCGGTTCGCAGCGCCGGCGCCCGTCGCGGGTGAGCGCCCTGACCGCGGCGGCCGCCGCCTCGGCGTCGACGCCGACCGCGCGGACGAACCGGGGTTCCGCGTCGGCGTCGCCCGCTTCGCCCTCACCCGGTGCGGCCGGAACGCGGGGCGGCAGCGACCGGTACGCGGCGAGGCGAGCGGCGAGCGCGTCGCCGTCGAACGCGTCCCGCAGGGCCGGTTCGAGTCCGGGGCTGTCCTCGTAGCTCACGGCGTACACCGGTCGGTCGAGCGTCTCGCGGAGTCGGTCGAGGTCGAGGAGGTTGAACCAGGCCGGCGCGACGCCCGCGCAGGCGACGTGGCGGACGTCCTCGCGGTCGAGCGCGCGCCAGCAGCGGATCACCGCGTCGGTCGCGTCGGTCCCGCCGACGGTACACCGCGCGAACGCGAAGCCGTCGGGGGTCCCGTCGGCGCGGACGACGACGCCGGCCGCGTGGCTCGCGTTGCGGGCGTCAGAGAAGGCGATACCGAGCGTGCGGCTCGGCGGCGTCACTCACGTCTCCTCGGATTTGATCTCCTGGAGCCGGTCGAGGAGTTCGTCGTTCGAGGCGCCGGGCTCGTAGTCGACGGACCCCTCGTGAGTCTCCTCGGCAGCCTGGACGCCCTCGTCGTCGTCGAAGTCCGCGTCCAAGTCCTGATTCTCCTGTTCGGACTCATCGTAGCTGCCAAAGCCCATATGTGTGTGAGAATAACAGGGGGCGAGTCATAAATCCACGGGCGAGGGCGGACCCGAACCCGGCCGCGCGGTCGCGGCTGTACCCTTTTGTCGCTCCGCGAGCGAGTACTGGCATGGAACCGATCGCCGTCACCGCGGACGCGGAGGAGTTCACCTGTAACGCGTACCTCGTCGCGGGGGACGCGACGACGCTCGTCGACGCCGGAACGATGCCGGGCGTCGACGACGCCATCGCCGGCGCGCTCGACGACGCCGGCGCCGACGGACTCGACCGCGTGGTGTTGACCCACCAGCACTACGACCACGTCGAGGAACTCGACGCCGTCGTCGACCGCTTCGACCCAAGGGTGTTGGCGTACGCAGATCACCCGCACCGCGACGTCGCCCTCGAAGACGGCGACGATGTCCTCGTCGGGGACGAGGCCTGCGAGGTCGTCTACACGCCGGGCCACGCGGACGACCACGTCTCGCTCGTCGGGAACGAGCGGCTGTACTCGGGCGATGTCGTCGTCCACGACGACGGCGCGTTTTCGGACGGCTCGTTCGGCCGGACCGACATGGCGGGCCAGTCCAGGGAGCGCCTGATCGAGAGCCTCCGCGACCTGCTCGACCGGCTGCCGGACGCCGTCGAGGCGATGTTCCCCGGCCACGGCGGCGTCTACCGCGCCGCCGACGGGCCGGACACGGTCCGAGAAGTCATCGAGCGCGCGACGGAGCGTGCCGAGCGCCGCGAGCCGAAGTACCCCGACGAGTGAGGGAGTGACGAGCGGTCGGACTCGCCCACGGAACGGCACGGGCGGGCCGCCCGAACCGGCTCGACCGCGCCGGTCCGACGAGGCTGGGGAGGCGCGAGGCCCGCGCTCGGCCGGCCGTCGGCGGCGCCGTCGCTCGGCGAGAGCGAGGATACGCGAAGGAACGCTCCTGACCGATTACGCGGCGCGGCGCTCGGTCGCCTTCGGACGGAGATTGGTGTAGCCGCACTTGCGGCAGCGCTCGGCCTCGGAGGCGTTCCGGGCGTTACAGCGCATACAGATCTGTCGGTCGAGCATCCGGCGTTCCGCGGCGTCAAATTTGGCCATACGACTGTTGTGCGAGCGGTGCTGTAAAAGGTTGCGAGACGCCGCGACGCTGGACGGGCCGGTCAGGCGCCGGCTTCCGTGAGGGCGGCCTCGATGTCCTCCCGCTGCGTGACGCCGACGAAGCGGTCGACGACGCCGTCGCCGTTCTCGACGATGAGCGTCGGGAGCGAGCGGACCTGGTACTCGTTGGCGACGTCCTGCTCCTCGTCGACGTCGACCTTCTGGAGCTCGAACGCGTCGCCGAGGTCCTCCTGAATCTCCTCTAAGATGGGGTCTTGGGTCTTACACGGGCCGCACCACTCGGCGTGGAAATCCAGCAGTCGAACGGTCATAATCGCGCTCAACTACCGCCGGCCCGCGCATAAGGGTTTCCCACTCGTGTGTGTGCGTTCGGGCCAGCCGACCCGACGACGACGGACCGGAAGCGGTGGTGACCGGTCCGACAGCGGAAGTCGGAGCGGTCGACGACGGAACTCCGAACGGTCGACGGTCGACGGCGGTCGGCGGACGCGAGCGAAACGTTTAGAATGCGGCGACGCACACGTGTGGTTATGAGTAGCTCCGACTCCGGCGGGCTGATGTCCAGCGCGGGACTGGTCCGCTACTTCGATAACGAGGACCGGAACGCCATCTCGATCGACCCCAAGACGGTCATCGCGTTCTGCGTCCTCTTCGGCGTGTTCGTCCAGATCCTCTCGCTGACCGTCGCGTAGTCCGGCACGTCGGTCCGTCGCGTCGCTCCGTGCCGCCGGTGCGGTGAACCGACCGCGTAGCGCGCCCTTTTTTTACGCGCCCGCCCCATCGATCCGTATGAAAGCAGGCGTCATCGCCGTCCAAGGCGACGTGGCCGAACACGCCGCCGCCGTCCGCAACGCCGCCGCCGCCCACGACGAGTCCGCGGCGGTCGTCGAGGTCCGGGATTCGGGGATCGTACCCGACTGCGACGTCCTCCTGATGCCGGGCGGGGAGTCGACGACGATCTCGCGGCTGATCGAGCGCGAGGGGATCGCCGCCGAGGTCCGAGACCACGTCGCGGCCGGCAAGCCCGTCCTCGCAACCTGCGCCGGGCTCATCGTCTGCTCGAACGACGCGAAAGACGACCGGGTCGACGCGTTGGGACTGGTCGACGTCTCGGTCGACCGCAACGCGTTCGGGCGACAGAAGGACTCCTTCGAGGCGAAGGTCCCCGTCACCGGACTCGACGACCCCTTCCACGCCGTGTTCATCCGCGCGCCGGCCATCGACGACGTCGGCGCGGGCGTCGAGACGCTCGCGACGGTCGACGGGCGGCCGGTCGCGGTGCGCGACGGTCCCGTGGTCGCCACCGCGTTCCACCCGGAACTCACCGACGACCCGCGGATCCACGACCTCGCGTTCTTCCCCGGACGAGAGGTGGTCGCGTGAGCGATCCGGCCGAGGGGGCGATAGCGGGGGAGACGCCGAAGCCGACGAGAACCCGGAGGTCCCGCCCGAGGCGGTCCTCGACGAGCTGTTCGCCACCATCGAGTCGCGGAAGGCGGAGCTGCCGGAGGGGTCGTACACGGCCTCGCTTTTCACCCACGAGAAGGGCGAGAACGCCGTCTTAGAGAAGGTAGGCGAGGAAGCGACGGAGGCCATCCTCGCGGCGAAAGACGACGACCGCGAAGAGGTCACCGCGGAGAGCGCCGACCTCGTCTACCACCTGCTCGTGTTGCTCGCGATGAAGGACATCGACGTCGACGACCTGCGCGCGGAGCTTCGGGACCGCTTTTGATCACCGCTCGCGTTCGAGTTCGCGGTCGATGTCGTCGACGTCCGCGGTCTCCAGCTCGTCGGCGATCCGGCGCTCGAACTCCGCCTCGCTGATCTGTCCCTCGACGTACTGGCGGCGGAGCCGGTCCTGCCGGCTCTCGGCGGTGTCGGCCGTCGACGAGGTCGACGACGACCCGATCGAATCGAGCGAGGGGGAGTCGTCGTCGCCGAGTAGCCACGAGCCGGTCTTGTACGCGACGTAGACGAGTCCCGCCAGCACGGCGAGCGAGACGATACCGGAGACGATCGCCCACGCAAGGCTCAGGAGCGCCGAGACCACGGAGACGACGACGCTGATCCCGATCAGCACCGCGATCGCGATCGCCGCGTAATAGAGGGCTTTCTTCCCGTCCATGTCCCGGCGTCGGGCGGCCGACCGCAAATATCTTCTCCCGCGGCCCCGATGGACGTATCCAAAGCTCCGGTCGGTCGGCTGTACGTGTCCGGTTCCGTCGGGGTCGACTCTCGGACCGAGACCGCCGAATCCCCTGCCGGGAGGCTGCCCCTTTGGGCCCACCCATCGCGACCGCACGGCACCTCACGCCTCCCCAGCCTCGTCGCTCACTCCGTTCGCGACTCCCTCGCGCGCGCCACCGCGTACCGTTTTCATACACTCGTCGCTACCGCTGGGAGTCGCTGGGAGCGCGAGATGCGGGCGCGGACGAGACCGGTTCGAGCGAGGAGCCGGACGGGACGGTCTCGGACCGCGTCGACCGCCGAACCGTGCTCGGCGCGCTCGCCGGTGCCGGAAGCGCCGCGGTCGCCGGCTGTTCCGGCTCGGACCCGGACGACGCAACGACAACGGCGTTCGACCCGGACCGGCTCGACGGGCTCGCGGCGCGGTTCGCGCCGACGGTGTAGTTCGACGCCGCGGAGCCGTGGTTCCCGACCGTACGCGACCGAGGAGGACGGCGAGACCGTCGTCAACGGCTTCGCCGCGTTCGACGGTACCACGAGCGCTACGACGAAGCGGGCGAGCCGCCGAACCCGACCGTCTTCTACAGCGGGGTGCGGTGCGAGGACTCGCCGCTCGCGGTCGTCCAGTTCTGGATGTACTCCGCGTTCGACCAGTTCACCGCCAGCTTCCACTGGCACGACTGGGTGGTGCTCCACGTCTTCGTCGACCTCGACTCGGGCGACCCGCAGCTGTACGTCGCCAGCTCGCACTCCCGGAGCGTCCCGAACAACGAGTTCCTCGACCCGGATCCCGACCGGGTCCCGCGGATCCTCACCGAACTCGGCTCCCACTCGAGCGCGCTGCCGGTCAACGAGGACCTCGATAGCTTCCAGCGCGTGGGCGAGGACGGGCTGCTGGCGGACATCACCAACGCGACGATCGACACGGCCGAAGACCTCCTCGGGATCCCGATCGCGTACGGGCTCCCGCGCGACGAGGGAGCGCGGCTCCCCTCCGTCGTCCCCGAGTACGAGGGCGAACCGATCTACGAACATCCCGACCTCCCGTCGGTGTCCGCGGAGTCGCTCGTCGACGGCGCGCTTACCGTGCGATCGCTCGGCTCGCTGTCGTCCCCGTCGACCGACCTCCCGACGCGGGGGACCGGGATCGCCCTCCGCCACCGCGAGCGCCCGGACGACGGCGACGACGCCGCGTTCGCCGACGAGGCCGCCGAGTCGGTCGTCGAGTACGACCTCGTTCCGAGCGCGGAGCTGGAACACATCTCCGCGTTCGCCGGCCCGCAGCTGAGCTTCGAGTTCGACGTGCCCGGGGCCGTCGAGGACGCGGTCGCCGGCCACATCACGACCACCGGCGTCCCGTGGGAACAGCCCCGCTACGAGAACCCCGCGCTCGACGTCAGCGCCGGGAACCACCGGTCCGAGCTCGCGTCCCGCTACGACGCGATCGCCGACGACCCGTCGTTCGGCGCCGACGCCGCGGAGGCGCTCGACGGCGTCGTCGCCCGCGTCACGGGGGCGACGGAGACCGACGAGGCGCCGGACGGCGAGGGGCTGACGACGACCCGGACCGACGTCGAGTCGTTCGTGCTGATCGAGAGCGACCCCGAGGCGGTGCCGACGTTCGCCGGCGGGGTCGCGGTCGCCAACGGAGTCCCGGAGGGAGACCACCGGCTGACGGTCAACGGCGCCGGGCGGGCGCCCCACAGCGAGACGGTGACCGTCTCGGCGGACGAGTCGGTGACGACCGCGGGCGTCGACGGCGAGATCCCGCTCGTCGCGCGCGAGAACGCGCGGAAGGTCGAGCTCTCGGACGCGGAGAGCGACGCCGACCTGACGCGGACGACGATCGAGGACGACTTCGCCGGACGGGTCTACGACTCCGCGATCGACGGGAGCGACGCGGCCTACGTCCACGCGGGCGGCGCGTACACGACCGAGGTCCGCGACGCCGACGACGAGGTGGGCGCGTACCGCGTCAACCCGGACCCGACGGGGGAGGGGGGTGACGACGGCGAGACCGGCGCGGCCGACCCGATCCGGATCGAGCGGCCGGAGACCGGAGCCGCCCCGCTCGCCGGGTACGTGGCCGACGTGGCCGAGGAGACGCGCGCCGCGGTCGCGGCCGCGGCGGCCGAGAGGGACGGCGAGGGTGACGACGACGACGACGGCGGGGGCGGCGGGGGCGGCGGGGGATCCGAGGGGGGCGGCTCGGGTGGGGGCGGCTCCGGCGGCGGGGCGTCAAACGCGGTCAACGGGTTAGAGCGGGCCCTCGCCGCCGCGGTCGATACCGCGGAACGGGCCGAGGAGCGCGCCCGCGAGGGCGACGGCGAGGGGACGGAGCGGCGGCTGGCGAGCGTGCTCGACCGGATCGCTCGGATCGAAGAGCGGCTCGCGGCCGCCCGGGAGGGGCTCCCGCCCGGCCTCGCGAACGCGACCGGAAGGCGGGTCGAGCAGGCGATTCGGCGGGTCGAGCAGGCGCGAAACTCGGAGAAGCCGTAGGCGGCGACTTCCTTCCTCCCGTTTCGGTTCCCGTCCGCGGGGCGGTGTGCCACGCCACACCAACGGATGGAAAGCTATACGACGCCGAATCGACCACGCGTATATAAGCAGATGTCTCAGGAGGGATACGACCACGCGACGGTGGAGGAACGCTGGCAGGAGGCGTGGGACGACGCCGCCGTCTACCACGTCCCGGACGACGCCGCCGACCCGACGTACGTCCTCGGGATGTACCCGTACCCGTCCGGGAAGCTCCACATGGGTCACGTCCGAAACTACACGATCACGGACGCGTACGCCCGCTACCGGCGGATGCGCGGCGACGACGTGCTCCACCCGATGGGGTGGGACGCGTTCGGCCTGCCGGCCGAGAACGCCGCGAAGGAGCGCGACACCAACCCCCGCGACTGGACGTTCGACTGTATCGACACGATGCGCGGACAGATGAAGTCGATGGGGTTCGGCTACGACTGGGACCGGGAGGTCACCACCTGTACCCCGGAGTACTACCGGTGGAACCAGTGGCTGTTCTCCCGCTTCCGCGAGGCCGGCCTCGTCGAGCGCCGCGACGCCGAGGTGAACTGGTGTCCCTCCTGTGAGACGGTCCTCGCGGACGAGCAGGTCGAGGGCGACGACGAGCTGTGCTGGCGCTGTGACACGCCCGTCGAGGACCGCGAACTCGACCAGTGGTTCCTGAAGATAACCGAGTACGCGGACGAGCTGTTGGAGGCCATCGACGGGCTGGAGGGGTGGCCCGACTCCGTCCGACAGATGCAGCGCAACTGGATCGGTCGGCAGTACGGGGCGGAGGTCGAGTTCGGGATTGGCGAGGCGCAGAGCGCCCCGGACGGACGCGGCGAGGGGACCGAGCCGCGGGAGTACGGTGCCGTCACCGCCTTCACCACCCGCGTCGACACGGTCCACGGCGCGACGTTCTTCGCGCTCGCTCCCGACCACCCGATCGCGGAGGAGCTGGCAGAAGAGGACGAGGCGGTCCACGAGTTCGTCCACCACGAGGCCGACCCCGACGGCGACGAGCCGAACGGCGTCGAGACGGACCTGACCGCCACTAATCCCGTCACCGGCGAGGAGATCCCCGTCTTCGTCGCGGACTTCGTCCTCTCGGACGTGGGGACTGGCGCGCTGATGGCCGTGCCCGCTCACGACGAGCGCGACCACGCGTTCGCGGAGAAGAAGGGCGTCGAGGTTCGGCCGGTGATCGCGCCGGAACCGGACGACTGGAACGGCGAGACGGTCCCCGACACCCCTGACGTGGAGGGTGAGGCCTTCACCGACGACGGGATTGTGGTCGACTCCGGCGAGTACGCCGGCCTCGACAGCGAGACCGCGCGCGAGCGGATCACGGCCGATGTCGACGGCGCGAGCGAGGCGACCCAGTACCGCCTGCGCGACTGGGGCATCTCCCGCCAGCGCTACTGGGGGACGCCGATCCCGGTCGTCCACTGCGACGACTGCGGG
This window harbors:
- the hisH gene encoding imidazole glycerol phosphate synthase subunit HisH — protein: MSTFEPPAETLADVVLVDYGLGNLRSATRGLERAGASVEITDDPEAFAAADGVVLPGVGAFREGMENAGPLREALTEHADAGRPLFGICLGMQMLLTTSEEADHEGEGEVTGLDLVPGTNVRFGVDRKVPHMGWNELEVTRDHPIVEGVEGEYAYFVHSYYAEPSDPEAVVATADYGVDFPAVVANEAGNVFGTQFHPEKSGETGLRILRNFVEYCAER
- a CDS encoding ABC transporter permease, coding for MNRDADSGRSTPENGDAAADDGAAKPDGGTASDSLGESTASDDVERQFDEISIARKGRWLGYALVAAVVTYLFLMALETVEWFRADLPSYLGTFAEALQDYFPFLVFGEGPVGVAFVPGGFSEYVTFIRQRNLLYDSGFFAGADSVFEYPILLFTQTGGPVQLFGAAGETLAIGFAGTIMAFPLALLFSILGSGRVTPFPFNFFFRGMMSAIRSIPALVWVLIYVPLGGISPTTATLAVATDTIGNLGRLFTDELEEIGDGPVEAMRTTGASKTQIIVFGMLAQVRNSFIAWTLYVFEINVRIAVGLGIIGAGGLGLVLSVQQGLFAYTNMMATIIVIFLLIVSVEMISQRTRAHLRAEDEPMAAVQLILGFPERLVRSFLK
- a CDS encoding phosphonate ABC transporter ATP-binding protein, with the translated sequence MSKITIDGLTKRFGDTVALEDVSFEVPEGEFVIIMGVSGSGKSTLLRCIGGLLEPTEGSVRIDGRPVTSDDGDVAFIFQQHNLIEEMTAYSNALSGSLGRNGLPTSLLQLQSEDEKLRSLEALDTVGLLGEARSEVRQMSGGQQQRVGIARALVQEPGVMLADEPVSSLDPGSAQEVMRYLKQTTEDRGLTTLTSLHQVNIARKFGTRFIGLHEGRKVFDGYRDELTIDAIDDIYGDIDTEGMFVSDERRDEGDVVESTEEEAAP
- a CDS encoding PhnD/SsuA/transferrin family substrate-binding protein, whose amino-acid sequence is MSDNRWSANRRTFLKTAGAASAVGAAGCLGGEAADIELVLNPAEASVDIQTQYRPIIEHIESEVGVTINTTRTASYTETVTALRDGQAEISGVSPGAVPATDESVFDIIGMRIAFGAAQYFSTITTTMDSGVEELSDLADLDNPQINFSDPLSVSGTLVPLSTLQDAGLDVGEAPDGEPPDFEPNYSDHETSRTNMVERDEVVAAGQGAFQSASWISQEQFDEMSPEFAETSSEYPSAGENIGDEHGELRLLAVSDPLPRAPMVSRADWDDSVREEVESTMLNAPEEAFQHEDTSDVGDNEELWFSGIEEAGRSDYAPIQDVIDNLAIEFEDIS
- a CDS encoding uracil-DNA glycosylase family protein → MSEHGGDGSALDGDLRLSACERCPALVESRSRIVDGVGPTDAELLFVGEGPGATEDEEGEPFVGRSGDVLDEALRDAGLGRADVRITNCVRCRPPDNRDPTTEELANCRGHLECEVDRLDPALIVTLGKVPSEHLLDRSVAITSESGGVVDARLAGESRRVLLSVHPAATLYDRSQRDGFFETIAQAAELSGVGSREGDGGDGQSRLGEF
- a CDS encoding DUF99 family protein, with translation MTPPSRTLGIAFSDARNASHAAGVVVRADGTPDGFAFARCTVGGTDATDAVIRCWRALDREDVRHVACAGVAPAWFNLLDLDRLRETLDRPVYAVSYEDSPGLEPALRDAFDGDALAARLAAYRSLPPRVPAAPGEGEAGDADAEPRFVRAVGVDAEAAAAAVRALTRDGRRRCEPLRIAALAASAHREAAATA
- a CDS encoding DUF5786 family protein, which translates into the protein MGFGSYDESEQENQDLDADFDDDEGVQAAEETHEGSVDYEPGASNDELLDRLQEIKSEET
- a CDS encoding MBL fold metallo-hydrolase: MEPIAVTADAEEFTCNAYLVAGDATTLVDAGTMPGVDDAIAGALDDAGADGLDRVVLTHQHYDHVEELDAVVDRFDPRVLAYADHPHRDVALEDGDDVLVGDEACEVVYTPGHADDHVSLVGNERLYSGDVVVHDDGAFSDGSFGRTDMAGQSRERLIESLRDLLDRLPDAVEAMFPGHGGVYRAADGPDTVREVIERATERAERREPKYPDE
- a CDS encoding 50S ribosomal protein L40e, whose amino-acid sequence is MAKFDAAERRMLDRQICMRCNARNASEAERCRKCGYTNLRPKATERRAA
- a CDS encoding co-chaperone YbbN, whose protein sequence is MTVRLLDFHAEWCGPCKTQDPILEEIQEDLGDAFELQKVDVDEEQDVANEYQVRSLPTLIVENGDGVVDRFVGVTQREDIEAALTEAGA
- a CDS encoding preprotein translocase subunit Sec61beta, with protein sequence MSSSDSGGLMSSAGLVRYFDNEDRNAISIDPKTVIAFCVLFGVFVQILSLTVA
- the pdxT gene encoding pyridoxal 5'-phosphate synthase glutaminase subunit PdxT; the protein is MKAGVIAVQGDVAEHAAAVRNAAAAHDESAAVVEVRDSGIVPDCDVLLMPGGESTTISRLIEREGIAAEVRDHVAAGKPVLATCAGLIVCSNDAKDDRVDALGLVDVSVDRNAFGRQKDSFEAKVPVTGLDDPFHAVFIRAPAIDDVGAGVETLATVDGRPVAVRDGPVVATAFHPELTDDPRIHDLAFFPGREVVA